Genomic DNA from Cheilinus undulatus linkage group 10, ASM1832078v1, whole genome shotgun sequence:
GCTGGTTTTTTACACTTATCTGTCTGGCCTGGGAGCAAAGGatgagatgaagaggaagggaggatggagagagggaggagaagagcAGATTTGTCTTGTCATTGTCCTCGAGGAGGTTGACGCACACCCAGAGAGGAGCTGCACAGCTCTTACGCACACACTCAGAGACTAGCACAGCAGTGGGGAAATGGGGCATGAAGAGTGCTACGAGAATAGGCCATTCTTAGCGTGACCCAAATCTGCAACCTTTTtataaccttttttctgttccATTCTCTGTCAATattctcctcttcatcactttttcctctcctcctcctgttgtgtttttttccattagATCTGGGATAAACAGTCTCTGGAGTGTCTGAAGATACTGACCGGTCACACAGGCTCAGTGTTGTGTCTTCAGTATGACGAGAGGGTCATCGTCACTGGGTCTTCTGACTCAACCGTCAGGTATGATACACatggaagaaaacacaaaattgaaATCACTGAAGAgacttttttctctatttttttgagACTTGATGACTGTACAGCATCTTTCTCCCATATCCATGCTGAGTACAATGTAAATCCATGGTGAGAAGGATGAATCTGGAGACACAAGACCAGTGTTAAAGACTTGAGTGAAGTGcataaaatattaataacatAGTAGAGCTGATTGGTTGATCGTTTTAAAGCTAAATCATCGGTGATTAAATAAACATCTTTACCTTTGGCAAAGTTCCACAACTAAAGGAAATGCTTGACAGTGGAGGGTGATCTAAGTTACATACACAGGGAAAACTTACATGATAAACAATATTAATCAGTAGGGTTAGGGTTTTTTGTGGTATGAATTTTATCCCCAAAGAAAATGCAGCATACTTATAATTCTTGTTTTGAGTGATTATATTGTGATTATACTGTCTTGTGAATTAGTTCCTTACCTGGTGAACTGTAATTACTGTAAACTTTTCTAGTCTTTGATATCTGCTGAATGGCACCTGGACTTTCTCAGTAGTAAACACAATAACAAAGAGAACTAGGTCATCAAATATCAAGTAATTCTTATGTGATCTGTGAAGTCCTTTGAGATTTGTGTTATATCTATTCCAATTTTATTAGGGACTCAAATAGAACTTGAAAGAAGGATGTGTTGTAAGAgtctaaatgtgtttaaatgctCCCCCTTTCCCCTTCATACAAGTGACTAAGTTGTTTAGCCTTTAAGATAATCAGGAATAGTTTTTCCCCATTAATAATTTTCAACACCACATACTGTGCTGTTTGTAGGAGAAGATTGCCTTTTGtccagaaaaaaatgtcagctcTTCCTGTCTCATCACTTCTTAAATTGCAGTCCTATGACCTAATGCAAATCATTAAATGCAAAACAGGTCTCAGCTACCACATATGCAAAGCTCAGTTGATTAGAAAGAGGTGTGTTTTGATGATTGACATTATTTCAGAAACACTACATAATAACATGAGTTCTCCTAGAGCgttggttctcaactagtgggtcgggaccaaaagtgggtcacaaagcccTTTAAGTCCTTTAAGTCTGGAATGTGTGCCAGcaaaaaaataatggcaaaagatCTTTGTACGGAAGTCCTAAGTGGGTGAAGAGTAAATTcatactttttcttttgtttctactATGATTAGAAGTATTTCTCAATATTTGTCTCAAGATTTCTACTTTtgtatctccttttctttgcatAGAAAAGCTAAATTTTGCAAGATAAGCTGAAAATTCCTCAAGAAATTATGTGATTTCCGTGCCTTCTAAGAAAAAATTGGAGTAAAAATGAGATATATGATTTTCTTTCTGTAATGATAtgggtttttttgtattatttattctgtcccgtctctttgttcagttatGTTTTGTTCCAGTTGTGGTCAAAACTGCAGCATTGTTCATTACATGAATTCAATTATTTGGAAATTTAAGTTGTATCTGGTTCGTGATTTCTCTTAAAGAAGTGGTGGTTGGTCCTGATGCCCAATGAGTTAAGAACCATTGTACTAGAGGGTCTTCTTAAATCACGGCAAATGTATAaactaaggttgtcaaaattataCTTGGatacttttttaatgtcacagGCTTTAAATGATATAATAACCACAATTTTTACATTCAGTGGTACAGAAAAGTACCAGTtaggaaagaaaaaagtcatatcTCTACCCCAGATTTGCTgctaggagagagagagggagacagcaGGAGTGGATGATCAACATTAAGATGAAGTTGTGATTTGCAAAATAAAGTTGCTGTTTTCCGATCATTAACTCAagccgtttttacacagagattccacaataaagggaaaaaggaatgcccgtctctgttccgcaacgagcaattcacacaaaggtgtaacagagccgtgcaCGTCTGAGCTTACACATACCCCGGCGTCCCGTAATCAGATTGCAGCCGGCGCcggagctgctgctttcaattgAACTTGAAACTCTGGATTCCTCGGTTCAAAACTTTgtgttttctaaatgaaatacgggGAGAATAACATGAACATTAATTTTGATTGATTAGATCCAGtagacttttttcctccatgtttctgagttggaggtctgcctttaagcagtgtcacagcacaCGTATTTATGTCGGAGGCCGGAAATTTCAGATTACCGAGCTCACTTGAAACATCGTGGAATTTTTCAGATGCTggtgtgagcagagatgtgtctgctctctcctctcctgtacagagtgtgatcagctctctaacctcgcagtctctccagttaatccacattattctttgttttattcccCTGTTGTTTTCTCCGATGAAATGCTGCTCGATTAAACCtagctggtttttaaatctcccgtttatggagacagcagtgCACACTCGCCGTTGCAGAATGCCATGATGTCTTTTCACACTCATtgcggaaaagtctgttacggctctgatacctctcgatccggatcagaggtgggACGAGATGAACACCCCCATTGCGGAACagtcgctttcatacagaaaGGCATTGCGGAACGAAGgcatatgtatgtatgtatgtatgtatgtacgtATGTATGTCTTTATTGACCCTTTATAGTGTGTGTGCTGGAAATCAAAAATAACTCCCTTAACCTGTTTTGGGTGCCATGGAAGTTAAAggcattgtttgatttttacaagaatggtatcaaaatttaaaatgctgGTTTCATGACATTTCCAGCATGAAACACAAGTGAAGTCTTAAAGAGTTACATGTTCAGTCACTCTTGGAGCTTGTAAAATGGGTTTTATAACAAACATTAAAGacttcagtgtgtgtgtgtgtgtgtgtgtgtgtgtgtgtgtgtgtgtgttgacaCCGGCTTGGCTATTACACACAGAAGCTCAGCATTAATTCTCTCATTACTTCACACTTCAGCCGTACTCACTGAGCAGTATCCAAGGAAAATTTTACTTCACTTCCTTAGCAACAGCTTGACAGGCTCTGTGTTTGTAGGTTTGGTTGTCAGCTTTTCCAGCGTGTTCTGCTCTTGACTCTTAATGCCCAGCGGTGCAACACAGTAACATGTTACACACAGCAACTCGTGTATGAGTGTGTCCATTGTAAAACGAATAAACATAATTCTCTCTCATGTCTCCATTGTTCTTTTTCTCCCATTACCCGTCTTTTCCACTCTCTCCTTTCAAACTTCTTTTCTTTGCCTCTGACCATTGCCCCATCTCATTTTTCTTTCCTACACACCCTTGCCTCtatcttttccacttttcttatccctttgtcattttttccatctttgttcCACATCcctatttttctccttttccacCATTCTTTCCTGCTCTGTCACATATGCCCTCATATTTTGGGCACTGTCATCTAATCCCCTGTCTCCCCCCTATGCAGGGTGTGGGAGGTGACGACAGGTGAGGTATTGAATACACTGATCCATCACAACGAGGCAGTCCTTCACCTGCGCTTCGCCAACGGCCTCATGGTCACCTGTTCCAAGGACCGGTCAATTGCAGTGTGGGACATGGCCTCTCCTACAGACATCAGCCTACGTCGTGTCCTCGTGGGACACCGGGCCGCCGTCAACGTAGTTGACTTTGACGATAAATACATCGTCTCCGCCTCAGGGGACCGCACCATCAAGGTAACAAAAACAGCCATTCATAGATTTCACCCAAGGCCTGCGCATGAAAACCCTGTGATGCATTGAAAAAGTATTGTATAAAGATGGGAAGAGTATTAACTGTGATATAATAAGTAACTCTAGAAATGCATtcagtaaaaacaaagaaatttaaatgAGATGAATGTTATCTTGATTTATCATCTCTGGTTGAAAGTACTGTTTGTGCAGGAccagtattacctgtggaccaatgataatttgtgaattaccccctgacgtcagtgtttggtgcGGTGCAGTCAGATGGGATAAGCAAAGTCTGTGATGTACTCaaatttaaagatatttctaAAGGAAAACATACAGGTGttgcatggctgcagcaatggAAATGCATGAAATAAGTATTTCTAAAATTCATACCAAAAATGCAATGTAGTGGGCATTTTGTTCTGCAAGTGATGTTTCTTACATTTCCAATACAGACCCAGAGTATTAAATGGCCAACAGTTGCTTGAGTGTTTTTTCCCTCTATATAAAATACTTCTATAtaaataagcattttttttgtatcttaaACAAGCTGTATATGATTAATAAACTAGTGAAATATTTCCTCTAATTCCATTATGCATTTAGATTGTCTAAGTCATCTGTGCTTATCTGCGGCCaatcaaacagagagaaagctgACTATGCCCCTGTTAATGTATGACAAAGGGAGGGGTGCTCATGTTAAATATGGATTTCTcttgtttccccttttttatgCTATTGATGCTCTTGATGTTGTTTTCGTCCCTGAATCTGGGATCATTACGCATCCACAATAACCCtccacagatcagctgttgctGAATGTAGAGGGACACATTTCAAATCGTAATTTGAGTTATGCATGGCTAAATGATACTGATGTAAGATCAGGCACTTGCAAACCGAAACTGGaggaagcagagcagaagcAGTGTGCGTATGAAGAGAGCAGTGGTGTGTGCACGCACGTTTGGACAGCAGTTTaattaaataagtaaaataaaacagttttatacATAAGCTGCAATTACCTGAAGAGAAGCACTATTTATAACCTATGTGTCAAAACTCTGTGAACAATCTCCTACactgccttattttttttttttttagcagatcCAACCTCTCTCCAACAACTGGAACCTATGAGGGAGAATTTCCTATATTGACAGGGTGTATTAATATACCATGTAGAAATGTActgatagtaaaaaaaaaaaacagggctgATCTTAATACCTGTGTTTTCATGTATTCTTTTAGTGTAAGACTCCActttgccaacattttctctcatgtttgatcatggaAACAGTTTGTTTAGCAGATGATTCTTCTGCTCAATAACAAATATTCCTCTTTGAATCAGCTGTTAGTGGTCTAAATATCATCTTGTAAATTGATTGGACTCAACTCATAATTGCTGACAGCCAATGTTTGTGATATTGTCAAATCAAtaatcagtgcatccctaactCTCAGCCTTATTTCTATTGTAAATCAAATGCTGTAAAACGTGTTTCTTGGTTCTGACTCCTctagatgtttttaaaggtaattTCTCTCTTGTAAATAAGGCTTTTGATCCAACTCTGTAAAACTTCAAATGAGTTTATTGAATTGTTTGTAAGTAATTGAGACTGTTGTTTAAAAAGCCTATTTTTTTGTCCCACTGAAGGTATGGAGCACCAGCACCTGTGAGTTTGTTCGCACTCTAAATGGTCATAAGCGGGGCATCGCATGTCTACAGTACAGAGATCGTCTTGTGGTCAGCGGGTCCTCTGACAACACAATCCGGTACATGAGAGAGAACCGAGATGCATCTTGTTTGACATATTTGTATTCAAAACCACATTACACAAACTCTAAGCCTgtctcaaaaatattttaaatctgtattgATAAGGCTGAGGCCAAAACCACTTTGAGTTAAGGgaagttttgttatttttgattttatgctGCTCTTTCATACACTTGATGACGGAGCATCTAAATCTGCTCTGAAAGTTTTAGGACAGCATATTGCTTTGAATTCACGAAGGCTTCTCTTTGTCCAGGTTATGGGATATCGAGTGTGGGGCATGTTTGCGAGTGCTTGAAGGTCATGAGGAGCTGGTGCGCTGCATTCGCTTTGACAACAAAAGGATTGTCAGCGGCGCCTACGATGGGTCAGTCCCACAcccgcacacacacactcagaggtTTGAGCTCAGAGTCACATTTTGTTCTTGACGCTGTGTTGTCTCATGTTTCTCTGCAGTAAGATAAAGGTGTGGGACCTGCAGGCAGCACTGGACCCACGAGCCCCAGCCAGCACATTATGTCTGCGCACTCTAGTGGTAGGTATTTCTGAGTCAGCCTTCAGTCACTTGGTTTAATTTTTGTCCCATAAATTATAATACTTAGAAACATTCAATAGGAAAAGTACTTACTTTCACTTCTACTAGTGTAAgtgatttttttagacattaCTTCCTTTTTTTCAGTACACCATCAAAAGATTTCTGATACATTGGCTGAATGCAATGTTCAGTTCTTGTTAAAACTCTAAGATATACAAATTTAGATTAATCCTTATGTTTccattgatttttttgcattctgAGGAAAACTGTCTAACTTTTACTTAATTTGAAAGGACATCCTATCTTTATAAATTGTCTTCATGGTGAGAAGAAGCAAAATCTTCTCATGTTTGCTATGGCTGAATTCCAGGCTTTCCTCATGATGACCTGAACAGAAATATGCTTCTCCAAACAGCATTAACAAACATATCTGAAACAAAAGGCTAACTTTCAATCTCATGTGAATGTGATCCTTAGTGATCGCTTGATTTCAGAGTTGAATGAGTGTCTTTTTTACAGCATGTTGACTTGATGtctctgttgtgttttcagGAGCATTCTGGCCGCGTGTTTCGTCTTCAGTTTGATGAGTTTCAGATCATCAGCAGTTCTCACGACGACACCATCCTGATCTGGGACTTCCTGAATGTCTCGACCAACGGCCAGTCAGAGGGACGGTCTCCCTCTCGCACCTACACTTATATTTCTAGATAGCAGGTACAAAGACAGGTTGTACAGGCCGTTTTATACATTTCAAATTTTCAGGTTGTGTGTGGTAAATTTAAAGGATCTTATACAGTCACCTAATATCAGACTCTCTTTTTTGCACCAGGTGGCGCCATCCACAGAAGCATTTCTTGGAGGAGCCCAGGGCTGATTGGCTGATGGGTGTGTCCATCGTGGAAAGGAGCCCTTCTCTTCTCTTTCCTCCTCGTCATCTCTCTGTCCACCTCTCACCCGGCCCCCTGCCACCTCTACCTTCCTGCTCGTCTGACAGACTCATGAGCTTGTGCCCATTACCTGCCAGCACCATGACACACCACACACTCACAAAAATGCACACGTCAACAGCAACGCAGACCCCAACTGCAGAACCAACACGACTTTCCCGAGAAGTTCACCCTCCTCTACTAATTTATGTTTGTAAAGTACACTAATGACAGTATTAACATTATGTGAGACACAAGCTTCCTTTCGCCCCGTAAAGCAGCTTCTGCTCCTCGGTTTTGAACCTTGGCCAAACAGGTTTCCACACATATGGAATTGCttgatatatatttatatatataaaccagacacacatgcacacacatgtgGTGGCACATTTGGACAGAAGATGACCGGAGCTGTGATGTGGGAGACAGAGACTCTTTACTCAGCTCCTGGAAAGGAGGGAAGGACCAGAGATGGAGGGAGTGATGGAGGGAGAAACGTGTTTGGGATGCCCTCCCTGCTCCCTCTCACTCCCCCTTGTCTCTCTCACTCTGCGAAGCCTCCCTTTATCccaccctccctcccctcctctccaaACCCCAGAGATGCACACTCGCTTGGAATACTGGGGCGCACACACTCAAGTTTgcgtgggtgtgtttgtgtatgaggACTTTTGAAACGGCAGAACAGAGCAGAAGCGtcaaacagacagacatgcaTGTGAGGTTGCCATGGATACAGCATTCGGGTAcacctctgctttttttttctctttaactcTTACTTtcttactgtttttttattactgTTACTTTCTCATTTTATTTGAGTATTTTGGTTCTTAGTACAAAAATCATACTAAGCGTAgtcctatctctctctctctttctctctctctctctctttttctgtctttttcctctttctttcttctaaCTTGAACCCTCCATCATCTGTCCCTTTcactccatctctctctcccgTCATCTACGTGCTTGCTTTGGTTATGAGAGAAGCTGGAACTCAAGAGCTCAAATTTAGCTGTAAACGGAGT
This window encodes:
- the fbxw11a gene encoding F-box/WD repeat-containing protein 11a isoform X1 yields the protein MEPEMEDKTLELMNTSGMESQNLVDDLSPKKTTVLKLSNGPVVGSRKRPSEGNYEKEKEHCIALFDQWSEADQVEFVERLISRMCHYQHGHINSYLKPMLQRDFITALPAQGLDHIAENILSFLDARSLCSAELVCKEWQRVISEGMLWKKLIERMVRTDPLWKGLSERHQWEKYLFKNRTAEVPPNSYYHSLYPKIIQDIETIEANWRCGRHNLQRIQCRSENSKGVYCLQYDDDKIISGLRDNSIKIWDKQSLECLKILTGHTGSVLCLQYDERVIVTGSSDSTVRVWEVTTGEVLNTLIHHNEAVLHLRFANGLMVTCSKDRSIAVWDMASPTDISLRRVLVGHRAAVNVVDFDDKYIVSASGDRTIKVWSTSTCEFVRTLNGHKRGIACLQYRDRLVVSGSSDNTIRLWDIECGACLRVLEGHEELVRCIRFDNKRIVSGAYDGKIKVWDLQAALDPRAPASTLCLRTLVEHSGRVFRLQFDEFQIISSSHDDTILIWDFLNVSTNGQSEGRSPSRTYTYISR
- the fbxw11a gene encoding F-box/WD repeat-containing protein 11a isoform X2, which codes for MNQVNLRNTSGMESQNLVDDLSPKKTTVLKLSNGPVVGSRKRPSEGNYEKEKEHCIALFDQWSEADQVEFVERLISRMCHYQHGHINSYLKPMLQRDFITALPAQGLDHIAENILSFLDARSLCSAELVCKEWQRVISEGMLWKKLIERMVRTDPLWKGLSERHQWEKYLFKNRTAEVPPNSYYHSLYPKIIQDIETIEANWRCGRHNLQRIQCRSENSKGVYCLQYDDDKIISGLRDNSIKIWDKQSLECLKILTGHTGSVLCLQYDERVIVTGSSDSTVRVWEVTTGEVLNTLIHHNEAVLHLRFANGLMVTCSKDRSIAVWDMASPTDISLRRVLVGHRAAVNVVDFDDKYIVSASGDRTIKVWSTSTCEFVRTLNGHKRGIACLQYRDRLVVSGSSDNTIRLWDIECGACLRVLEGHEELVRCIRFDNKRIVSGAYDGKIKVWDLQAALDPRAPASTLCLRTLVEHSGRVFRLQFDEFQIISSSHDDTILIWDFLNVSTNGQSEGRSPSRTYTYISR